The Aureitalea marina genome includes a window with the following:
- a CDS encoding amidohydrolase family protein, whose protein sequence is MRTLKNYIGIFIVLAGLQAWAQQTPAPAQQGVITINGATAHVGDGNVIENSVIVFENGVITAIGGAGTATQGIVVDASGKHVYPGIIAPGKSLGLVEVNAVRASDDEEEIGDIKPHIRSIIAYNAESKVVESMRPNGVLLAQSTPKGGTISGTSSIVQFDAWNWEDAIVKEDDGIHMNWPNSYRRGRWWLGEARGWRPNKDYAKQVGNIDEYMSQAFAYGKGGADSRNEAFEAMQGLQDGNKRLYIYTHGQKEIIDAVTTAKAHGVQHVVIVGGYEAYKVIPFLKQNNIPVLVRQTHALPFRDGDDYDLPYKLPMLLAEGGVMVGIQNADMSNFQTRNLPFYAGQVVGQGMDKEEALKLITSNTANILGIGDHYGTLEVGKSATLFVSEGDALDMRTNQLTHAFIDGREISLETHQTKLWKRYSEKYNQD, encoded by the coding sequence ATGAGAACATTAAAGAATTATATAGGAATATTTATTGTGCTGGCCGGTTTGCAAGCCTGGGCTCAGCAAACACCGGCTCCTGCTCAGCAGGGAGTCATAACCATTAACGGGGCAACTGCTCACGTAGGAGATGGTAATGTAATTGAGAACAGCGTGATCGTCTTTGAAAATGGGGTGATTACGGCTATTGGTGGTGCAGGAACTGCCACCCAAGGGATCGTTGTGGACGCAAGCGGCAAGCATGTTTATCCCGGCATAATCGCGCCTGGTAAATCCCTCGGTTTGGTTGAGGTGAATGCCGTGCGAGCCAGTGATGATGAAGAGGAAATTGGGGATATCAAGCCTCATATCCGCTCCATCATTGCCTACAATGCAGAGAGTAAAGTTGTGGAAAGCATGCGGCCAAATGGAGTGCTGTTGGCCCAAAGTACACCCAAAGGCGGGACAATTTCCGGCACCTCGAGTATTGTACAGTTTGATGCCTGGAACTGGGAAGATGCCATAGTAAAGGAAGATGACGGTATTCATATGAACTGGCCAAACAGCTACCGACGCGGACGTTGGTGGTTGGGTGAGGCCAGAGGATGGCGACCTAATAAGGATTACGCTAAGCAAGTTGGGAATATCGACGAGTATATGAGCCAGGCCTTTGCTTATGGAAAAGGAGGAGCCGATAGTCGAAATGAGGCCTTTGAGGCCATGCAAGGACTTCAGGACGGTAATAAGCGACTATACATCTATACCCATGGGCAGAAAGAGATCATCGATGCGGTAACTACGGCAAAAGCACATGGAGTGCAGCATGTGGTGATCGTGGGAGGTTATGAGGCCTATAAGGTGATCCCTTTCCTGAAGCAAAACAATATCCCGGTATTGGTCAGACAGACTCATGCCTTACCCTTTAGGGATGGCGACGATTACGACCTGCCGTATAAATTGCCGATGTTGCTTGCAGAAGGTGGCGTAATGGTAGGGATTCAGAATGCAGACATGTCCAACTTCCAGACTAGGAACCTACCCTTTTATGCAGGACAGGTAGTAGGTCAGGGAATGGATAAAGAGGAAGCCTTGAAACTGATCACCTCCAACACAGCGAACATATTAGGAATAGGTGACCATTACGGAACCCTCGAAGTTGGCAAAAGTGCCACTCTTTTTGTGAGCGAGGGAGATGCCCTGGACATGCGGACCAATCAATTGACCCATGCCTTTATCGATGGTCGGGAAATTTCCCTGGAAACGCATCAGACCAAACTTTGGAAAAGGTATTCTGAGAAATACAATCAGGACTAA
- a CDS encoding DUF6503 family protein, giving the protein MKKITYLLLFSVIVLACKNKQEEASVDDITTFNEKAPAEDTVQYPENLARIMEVHGGMDQWNKMNELRFELNKESGREVHQVSLKDRRTRIDGPDWTIGSDGQDVWLEQAVDSAYGGNARFYHNLYFYFYAMPFVLGDEGIVYEDVEPKELDGVSYPGVRISYELGIGDSDKDEYVLYYDPETYVMKWLAYTVTFKTNESSDNWRYIKYSKWSPINGLTLPETLTWYQVEDDQPTEPRNELLFEKVAVSEAQLGDDLFSRPSSAEIIQR; this is encoded by the coding sequence ATGAAGAAAATCACCTATCTATTGCTCTTCAGCGTGATCGTCCTGGCTTGTAAGAACAAGCAGGAAGAAGCATCTGTGGATGACATTACCACCTTTAACGAGAAGGCTCCTGCCGAAGATACCGTCCAATATCCCGAAAACCTCGCCAGGATTATGGAGGTACATGGAGGAATGGATCAATGGAATAAAATGAACGAACTCCGTTTCGAATTGAACAAAGAATCCGGCAGAGAAGTTCACCAGGTTTCGCTGAAGGACCGAAGAACCCGGATAGACGGGCCAGATTGGACCATAGGTTCAGATGGACAGGATGTGTGGCTGGAACAGGCCGTGGATTCCGCATATGGCGGCAACGCCCGTTTTTACCATAACCTGTATTTTTATTTCTACGCCATGCCCTTTGTGTTAGGTGACGAAGGGATTGTATACGAAGATGTGGAGCCCAAGGAATTGGACGGGGTGAGTTATCCCGGTGTCCGGATCAGCTATGAATTGGGAATAGGAGATTCCGACAAGGATGAATATGTACTGTATTACGATCCCGAAACCTATGTGATGAAATGGTTGGCCTATACGGTCACCTTCAAAACAAATGAGAGTAGTGACAATTGGCGATATATTAAATATTCGAAATGGAGCCCGATAAACGGATTGACCTTGCCGGAGACATTAACATGGTATCAGGTAGAAGATGATCAGCCTACGGAACCCCGAAATGAATTATTATTTGAGAAGGTAGCCGTCAGTGAAGCTCAATTGGGAGATGATCTTTTTTCCCGTCCATCTTCCGCAGAAATTATCCAGAGGTAA